The following are encoded in a window of Primulina eburnea isolate SZY01 chromosome 4, ASM2296580v1, whole genome shotgun sequence genomic DNA:
- the LOC140830071 gene encoding uncharacterized protein has protein sequence MIILSWNCRGLGHTRAVPNLRELVRAHRPAVIFLYETLAHSQKIEEVRISLGFDAAFSVDREGRNGGIAILSKVSNHCTIKGYSGNHIDLKITEHGQEEWSLTGYYRFPEQSRRHEAWNLLKALARINHLPWYIIGDFNDILDSSEKRGEIDRPIWMIRGFREAVMKCMLQDIQMKGYPFTWERGRGKPHFVEEKLDRALASTSWKERFSYASVLTTVATCLDHSPLIPINEAQATKISRIAFRFENRWMEEEGFGKLANDQWEITDISATITEILRSLFMELTKWCMKHPKIDRKTIEELKDRIERMRSNKEY, from the coding sequence ATGATCATCCTAAGTTGGAACTGCCGAGGATTGGGCCACACTCGAGCAGTTCCAAATTTGCGTGAGCTAGTACGAGCTCACAGGCCGGCGgtgatttttttatatgaaaCTTTGGCACACTCACAGAAGATTGAAGAAGTTAGAATCTCACTTGGCTTTGATGCGGCTTTCTCAGTTGACAGAGAGGGACGCAATGGCGGAATTGCTATTCTTTCGAAAGTCTCAAATCATTGTACAATCAAAGGGTATTCGGGCAACCATATTGATCTAAAAATCACTGAACATGGACAAGAAGAGTGGAGTTTAACTGGATACTATCGCTTCCCAGAACAAAGTCGACGACATGAAGCATGGAATCTATTAAAGGCTCTTGCTCGCATAAATCACCTCCCGTGGTACATTATTGGAGATTTTAATGACATTCTGGACTCAAGTGAAAAACGAGGGGAAATTGATCGCCCAATATGGATGATCAGGGGATTTAGAGAAGCAGTAATGAAATGCATGCTACAAGACATTCAAATGAAAGGATACCCATTCACATGGGAAAGAGGTAGAGGTAAACCACACTTTGTGGAAGAAAAACTTGATCGTGCTCTTGCCTCCACATCATGGAAGGAGCGATTCTCATATGCATCAGTTCTGACCACGGTTGCTACGTGCTTAGACCACTCACCTTTAATCCCTATAAATGAAGCTCAAGCAACAAAAATCAGTAGAATAGCTTTCCGATTTGAGAATAGATGGATGGAAGAAGAAGGCTTCGGTAAACTTGCAAATGATCAGTGGGAGATTACTGATATCTCTGCTACAATAACGGAAATACTCAGATCCCTTTTCATGGAATTAACAAAATGGTGTATGAAACACCCAAAAATAGATCGAAAAACCATTGAggaactgaaagatagaatcgAAAGAATGCGATCCAATAAAGAGTACTAG